The genomic segment CAGGAATTGGAAGGAGAAGTGTAATGTCAACTTTGGAACTTTTTATGTTAGGTTTTATTATCGTTGTTGCAGCGATTGGAGTAGGTTGGTTTATCTATGACTCCAGGAGTGATGAGGAGAAATAGTTTTCTCCCTATTTTGTATTAAATACCCTTCTTTCTTTCTTGCAGATCAGATCTTTCATCTGAGCAAAATCACTTTTACTCTCTATATGAAATTTAGCACCCATATTAAAGGTCAAACTGTGGGCATGAAGCATCAGTCTGCTTGCTCCCGTTTCTTTCATACGATCTTCCGGACTGAGTATTTCTTCGAGGTAATCATTGGCAGTTTTGAAGGTGGTTCCGTAAAGTGGATCACCCAAAATAGGATGTTTCACGTGAAACAAATGGACCCTTATTTGATGGGTTCTTCCCGTATGAGGATAACAGGCTACAAGTGTAGCATCAAGTGTTTCATCATACTCTAGAGGGATAAAGTCTGTGTGAGATGCTTTCCCTTCTTCAGAGATAAAGACTTTGTGTTTGCTTTGGCTGTAGTCATTGTTGACCTTGATACGTTCTTTCGAAGAGAAGGGTTCTGTGAGTTTTCCATCGACCCATGCAAGGTAGGATTTTTGAATATTTCTAGCTTCAAAGGCACTTTTTAGGAAGGACTCGGAGTGCTTATGCTTGCTTGCCAAAAGCAATCCGGATGTTTCCATATCTATACGGTGTACAGCATTGGCATCATCACCGGCAATAGTTCGGATTTCATCGAGTAAAGAGTAGGGGGTAGCCATGGTATTGGGGTGGACCAATACACCGGAGTACTTTTCAAAGACCATAAAGTCTTTGGTATGAAAGAGAGGAAGGTTCCCTTGTGATGTAGGTTTAAAATAGACCACTTCCACTTCACCCTCTATATGCTCTCCGGAACGGAAAAAAGAGTTTTTTCCGATCAGTAATCTTCCTTTGGAGATGACACGTTGGGCTTGTCCTTGTGACATATTAAAGGTACGCATGATAAATACAAATGCAGGCATTTTCTCTGCTACTGTAAATTTCTCTTTGACAAATGGCATCTCTGCTTCACCTTTTTTATTAATAGAACGCTTTTTGAACAAAGTCCAAAAAATGTCCATTTCTACAACTTTGACATCTAGTCAGTCTTTTAAAAATGGATTGTTGACACTGGGTCGCACGACTCAGCATTTAGTGCATCGCTTGTACTGCATTTTAATGCTTGACTTCAACAGTCAGCTTATACGACTAGTCGTATTATTAACTGCTATTTTGGTAGAATTCTAGCATAAAAAATTTGTTTCTATATTGTATTGAAATATCTATTCCCACAGAGATCACGGGAACGAAGGTTGCAATGTAAAACACCAAGGAAAAGAAAATGGTTGAAAGATATTCAAGAGAAGAGATGGCACAACATTGGACACAACATGCAAGATATGCAGCGTGGCTTGAGGTTGAAAAAGCCGCTGTGAAAGCATGGAATAAATTGGGACTTATTCCTGATGATGATTGCGAAAAGATCGTGAAGAATGCTACCTTCTCAGTAGAGAGAATCGAAGAGATAGAAGCGATTACCAAACATGACCTGATCGCTTTTAATACCAGTGTCAGCGAAAGTCTTGGAGAGGAGTCTAGATGGTTTCACTATGGTATGACATCTTCAGATGCAGTAGATACAGGTGTTGCACTTCAAATGAAAGCTTCTCTGGAGATCATTATTGCTGACGTGAAGATGCTGATGGAGTCTATCAAGAAACGTGCCGAAGAACATAAAATGACTCTGATGGTAGGAAGAAGTCACGGTATCCATGGTGAGCCTATTACTTTTGGATTGACTTTGGCAGTATGGTATGATGAGATGGCTAGACATCTTAAGAACCTTGAAGAGACGATGGAAGTGATCGCTGTAGGTCAGATCTCTGGTGCTATGGGTAACTTTGCACATGCACCACTTGAACTTGAGGAGTTGGCCATGGCTGAATTAGGTTTGAAACCTGAGCCTTGTTCAAACCAAGTCGTGCATAGAGACAGATATGCAAG from the Sulfurovum xiamenensis genome contains:
- a CDS encoding RluA family pseudouridine synthase encodes the protein MDIFWTLFKKRSINKKGEAEMPFVKEKFTVAEKMPAFVFIMRTFNMSQGQAQRVISKGRLLIGKNSFFRSGEHIEGEVEVVYFKPTSQGNLPLFHTKDFMVFEKYSGVLVHPNTMATPYSLLDEIRTIAGDDANAVHRIDMETSGLLLASKHKHSESFLKSAFEARNIQKSYLAWVDGKLTEPFSSKERIKVNNDYSQSKHKVFISEEGKASHTDFIPLEYDETLDATLVACYPHTGRTHQIRVHLFHVKHPILGDPLYGTTFKTANDYLEEILSPEDRMKETGASRLMLHAHSLTFNMGAKFHIESKSDFAQMKDLICKKERRVFNTK